The following are encoded together in the Roseobacter denitrificans OCh 114 genome:
- a CDS encoding chitin-binding domain-containing protein, with translation MTIKTLAAAVALTIIPAMSFAYECNSSKQKQASMSCAEGSVYDAQTGACVPTTG, from the coding sequence ATGACGATCAAGACTTTGGCCGCCGCGGTGGCCCTCACGATTATCCCAGCCATGTCGTTTGCCTATGAATGCAATTCAAGCAAGCAGAAACAGGCGTCCATGTCCTGCGCTGAAGGCAGCGTATATGACGCGCAAACCGGCGCCTGCGTACCCACCACCGGTTAA
- the purB gene encoding adenylosuccinate lyase, whose translation MIPRYSRPDMVAIWSPETKFRIWYEIEAHACEAMANLGVIPRENADAVWKAKDVEFDVARIDEIEAVTKHDVIAFLTHLAEHVGSEEARFVHQGMTSSDVLDTCFNVQLVRASDILIADIKALLAALKRRAIEHKDTVRIGRSHGIHAEPTTMGLTFARFYAEMDRNLNRMEKARFEIATGAISGAVGTFANIDPRVEEHVCAQLGLEPEPISTQVIPRDRHAAFFATLGVIGSSIENIATEIRHMQRTEVLEAEEFFSAGQKGSSAMPHKRNPVLTENLTGLARLVRMAVVPAMENVALWHERDISHSSVERNIGPDTTITLDFALARLTSVVDKLVIYPDNMLANMNKFRGLVMSQRVLLALTQAGVSREDSYKMVQRNAMKVWEEGKDFKTELLGDADVLAALSAEEIEEKFDLGYHTKHVDTIFARVFKD comes from the coding sequence ATGATCCCCCGTTACTCCCGCCCCGACATGGTCGCCATCTGGAGCCCGGAGACGAAGTTCCGCATCTGGTATGAAATCGAAGCCCATGCCTGCGAAGCCATGGCCAACCTTGGTGTCATCCCGCGCGAAAACGCCGACGCGGTCTGGAAAGCCAAGGACGTGGAGTTCGATGTCGCCCGGATTGACGAGATCGAAGCGGTCACGAAACATGACGTCATCGCCTTTCTGACCCATCTGGCTGAACATGTTGGCAGCGAAGAGGCGCGGTTTGTGCATCAGGGCATGACCTCTTCGGATGTGCTGGATACATGCTTCAACGTGCAGCTTGTGCGCGCCTCCGACATTCTGATTGCCGACATCAAGGCGCTGCTCGCCGCACTCAAACGCCGCGCGATTGAGCATAAGGACACCGTCAGAATCGGGCGCAGCCACGGCATTCACGCGGAACCCACGACCATGGGGCTGACCTTTGCGCGGTTTTATGCAGAGATGGACCGCAACCTGAACCGGATGGAAAAGGCGCGTTTTGAAATCGCGACCGGTGCCATTTCCGGCGCTGTCGGCACCTTTGCAAACATCGACCCGCGTGTTGAGGAACATGTCTGCGCGCAGCTTGGTCTTGAGCCAGAGCCGATCAGCACACAGGTGATCCCGCGCGACCGACATGCCGCGTTTTTCGCAACTCTCGGGGTGATCGGGTCCTCCATCGAGAACATCGCCACCGAAATCCGCCACATGCAGCGCACCGAAGTGCTGGAAGCGGAGGAGTTCTTTTCCGCGGGGCAGAAAGGTTCTTCCGCCATGCCGCACAAGCGCAACCCGGTGCTGACCGAAAACCTGACCGGTCTTGCACGGCTGGTACGGATGGCCGTGGTGCCTGCGATGGAAAATGTTGCCCTGTGGCACGAGCGCGACATCTCGCATTCTTCGGTCGAGCGCAACATTGGCCCTGACACGACGATCACGTTGGATTTTGCGCTGGCCCGCCTGACATCGGTGGTGGACAAGTTGGTGATCTATCCGGATAACATGCTGGCCAACATGAACAAATTCCGGGGTCTGGTGATGAGTCAGCGTGTTCTGCTGGCCCTGACGCAGGCCGGTGTGAGCCGCGAAGACAGCTATAAAATGGTGCAGCGCAACGCGATGAAAGTGTGGGAAGAAGGCAAGGATTTCAAAACCGAACTGCTGGGGGATGCGGATGTGCTTGCCGCCCTGAGCGCAGAGGAAATCGAAGAGAAATTCGACCTCGGATATCACACCAAACATGTGGATACGATTTTCGCGCGTGTGTTCAAGGATTAG
- a CDS encoding DUF6314 family protein: MSKARQLGDFEGSWTLSRRIMPRRGAGAVFEGTAIWSRAHGGLRYVEKGLMQIDGQAGMQAERRYFWSGELSVFFEDGRFFHNVPPHGGETEHWCDPDTYKGIYDFTRWPQFEVTWQVTGPKKDYLSKTLYTRA; the protein is encoded by the coding sequence ATGAGTAAGGCGCGTCAACTGGGCGATTTCGAGGGGTCATGGACCCTTTCGCGACGCATCATGCCGCGGCGTGGCGCGGGGGCGGTTTTTGAGGGCACGGCCATCTGGTCGCGCGCCCATGGTGGTCTTCGCTATGTTGAAAAGGGTCTGATGCAGATCGACGGGCAGGCGGGCATGCAGGCAGAGCGGCGGTATTTCTGGTCCGGCGAGCTATCGGTATTCTTCGAAGATGGTCGGTTTTTCCACAACGTTCCGCCCCATGGCGGAGAGACCGAACACTGGTGTGACCCGGACACCTACAAAGGCATCTATGATTTTACGCGCTGGCCGCAGTTTGAGGTAACGTGGCAAGTCACGGGGCCGAAAAAGGACTATCTGTCAAAAACCCTTTATACCCGCGCATAG
- a CDS encoding biotin transporter BioY, with protein MQMSASHSVLADQFGPAAGTARRIKQAVLVVLGIAVLAVAANIKVPVPGSPVLMNMGTFAVLTIGAAYGARLGLTTIMGYMIIGALGFDIFQSSTAELNGIEYMMGSTGGYLVGYVMATVLLGALAQRGWDRSMVWMAVAMLIGNIVLYVPGLLWLGQLYGWDQPILAWGLTPFLLGDALKLLLAAILLPLVWKLVGDARR; from the coding sequence ATGCAAATGTCCGCTTCTCATTCTGTTCTGGCAGATCAATTCGGGCCTGCGGCCGGCACCGCACGGCGGATCAAACAGGCGGTACTGGTCGTGCTGGGCATTGCCGTTCTTGCCGTGGCGGCCAATATCAAGGTGCCGGTACCGGGCTCGCCTGTTCTGATGAACATGGGCACCTTCGCGGTCCTGACAATCGGTGCGGCCTATGGCGCGCGGCTCGGCCTTACGACCATCATGGGCTATATGATCATCGGTGCGCTTGGCTTTGACATCTTCCAAAGCTCAACAGCCGAGTTGAACGGTATCGAATACATGATGGGCAGCACGGGCGGCTATCTGGTTGGCTATGTCATGGCCACTGTTCTGCTGGGTGCGCTGGCGCAACGCGGTTGGGACCGCTCGATGGTCTGGATGGCGGTTGCGATGCTGATCGGGAACATCGTGCTTTACGTGCCGGGCCTGTTGTGGCTGGGGCAACTCTACGGTTGGGATCAGCCGATCCTCGCGTGGGGCCTGACACCGTTCCTGCTGGGCGATGCGCTCAAGCTGCTGCTGGCGGCCATTCTGCTGCCGCTGGTCTGGAAACTGGTCGGCGATGCGCGGCGCTGA
- a CDS encoding bifunctional alpha/beta hydrolase/OsmC family protein — protein MPTERIAFAGHDGGQLAARLDLPQGPLVATAIFAHCFTCGKDIPAARRIAARLAALGIAVLRFDFTGLGHSDGEFANTSFTSNVDDLIAAHRYLSENNKTPSLIIGHSLGGAAVLKAAAALDSIKAVVTIGAPFDPGHVTHNFAQALPEIKSRGVAEVSLGGRPFQISKAFVDDVAQTELEESVANLNAALLVLHAPLDDIVGIENAGQIFSAAKHPKSFITLDGADHLVSAAADAEYVASLIATWSARYLDIARPAPPPGAPEGVLRVAEADPKGFLTDITSGEGHHLVADEPLAYGGTNKGLSPYGLLSAGLGACTSMTIRMYARRKGWPLDQVCVDVNHDKVHAQDAETGVGDKIDTWRRRITLTGSLDTEQRQRLLAIADKCPVHRTLERSSTVITELVNP, from the coding sequence ATGCCAACAGAACGAATTGCCTTTGCCGGGCATGATGGCGGACAGCTTGCCGCGCGGCTTGATTTGCCCCAGGGGCCTTTGGTGGCGACCGCTATTTTCGCGCATTGCTTCACCTGCGGCAAGGACATCCCGGCCGCGCGCCGGATTGCTGCGCGCCTTGCGGCATTGGGGATTGCGGTGCTGCGGTTTGATTTTACCGGGCTGGGACATTCGGATGGGGAGTTTGCGAATACGTCGTTCACATCAAATGTGGACGATCTGATCGCAGCGCATCGTTATCTGTCAGAGAACAACAAGACACCGTCGCTGATCATCGGCCATTCGCTCGGGGGCGCTGCGGTACTGAAAGCCGCAGCCGCGCTTGACAGCATCAAGGCGGTCGTGACCATCGGGGCGCCCTTTGATCCCGGTCACGTCACACACAACTTTGCGCAGGCCTTGCCCGAGATCAAATCGAGGGGCGTGGCCGAAGTCAGCCTTGGCGGGCGGCCTTTCCAGATCAGCAAGGCATTTGTGGACGATGTCGCGCAGACCGAACTGGAAGAGAGTGTGGCCAATCTGAATGCAGCTTTGCTGGTGTTGCATGCGCCGCTGGACGATATTGTCGGGATTGAGAACGCAGGTCAGATTTTCAGCGCCGCGAAACACCCCAAGAGCTTCATCACGCTTGACGGGGCGGATCATCTGGTCAGCGCCGCGGCGGATGCGGAGTATGTGGCCAGCCTGATCGCAACATGGTCTGCGCGCTATCTGGATATCGCACGCCCGGCCCCGCCTCCCGGTGCGCCCGAAGGCGTGCTGCGCGTGGCGGAGGCGGACCCGAAGGGGTTCCTGACCGATATCACTTCCGGTGAAGGGCATCACCTTGTGGCGGATGAGCCACTGGCCTACGGCGGCACTAACAAGGGCCTGTCGCCCTATGGGTTGTTGTCCGCCGGTCTTGGTGCCTGTACCTCCATGACAATCCGGATGTACGCGCGGCGCAAGGGCTGGCCGCTGGATCAGGTTTGCGTGGATGTCAACCACGACAAGGTCCATGCGCAGGATGCGGAAACCGGTGTCGGGGACAAGATCGACACATGGCGACGCCGGATCACGCTGACGGGCAGCCTCGATACAGAACAACGCCAGCGGCTTTTGGCGATTGCCGACAAATGCCCGGTGCACCGCACCCTTGAGCGCAGCTCCACCGTGATCACCGAATTGGTCAACCCCTAG
- a CDS encoding SGNH/GDSL hydrolase family protein, translating into MLASGPAMAQEFKSPDILVLGDSQISFGSGPVFVDFLSNIEARCAPSGRDKRRLKNFDPQNTGVIGVRSSSIHSWTARSGAAKGSICDVDQKWKVNAGTYGVVNKTDNQFKQMGQGRNYQFCTAGKSPFEAMFQEGYYDPDLLILSFLGNAARRWADNPDLAIKDAQRLSAHLPQDLPCVFMTTAPAYTKKVAKLRARAQANIKSAFAQTGNRCVFVEGITPETVAANQSTPRFFRRNDAGKVKDPYHPNERGARHFFDLRGPAICKAVFSALGGSGSGS; encoded by the coding sequence ATGCTTGCAAGCGGCCCGGCTATGGCGCAGGAGTTCAAGTCGCCTGACATTCTGGTTCTGGGGGACAGTCAGATTTCTTTTGGCTCTGGTCCGGTGTTTGTTGATTTTCTGTCAAATATTGAAGCGCGCTGCGCGCCGAGCGGGCGTGACAAACGGCGCCTGAAAAACTTCGATCCGCAGAATACCGGTGTCATCGGGGTGCGGTCCAGTTCCATTCATTCCTGGACGGCACGGTCGGGTGCCGCCAAGGGGTCCATTTGTGACGTGGATCAGAAGTGGAAGGTGAATGCAGGCACCTATGGTGTTGTGAATAAAACAGATAATCAATTCAAGCAGATGGGGCAGGGGCGAAATTACCAGTTCTGTACAGCCGGAAAATCGCCGTTTGAGGCCATGTTTCAGGAAGGCTATTACGACCCTGATCTTTTGATCCTCAGCTTTCTGGGCAATGCGGCGCGCAGATGGGCCGACAATCCCGACCTTGCCATCAAAGATGCGCAGCGCCTCAGCGCGCACCTGCCTCAGGACTTGCCTTGTGTGTTCATGACCACCGCGCCTGCCTACACCAAGAAGGTGGCAAAGCTGCGCGCGCGTGCGCAGGCCAACATCAAGAGCGCCTTTGCCCAGACCGGCAACCGATGTGTCTTTGTGGAAGGCATCACGCCTGAAACCGTCGCGGCCAATCAATCCACGCCGCGCTTTTTCCGTCGCAATGACGCGGGCAAGGTCAAAGACCCCTATCATCCGAACGAGCGCGGCGCGCGCCACTTCTTTGATCTGCGCGGCCCGGCAATTTGCAAAGCTGTGTTTTCAGCGCTCGGCGGGTCGGGGTCCGGGTCCTGA
- a CDS encoding VPLPA-CTERM sorting domain-containing protein codes for MKIAHTFAATAIAFFSAGIGAQAATLSGTFDVRVVNFAYDTKQKSSVAIASQDNFDTRFDAATDGVDRDTFTYTGDLNFFIDNLGPVNGDAETISEFFLHNTTGLPVGHVQGLDATVGALQLSKPTFRITTLFEFTEVYSNAFDTRVTHDDGFTIYDDGAELVSFANPTGIRTTPRTGTIEFTGGEFKLVYAAANGNPSQLLVEGAGVPAVPLPASSLLLLGGLGAFAAMRRKKART; via the coding sequence GTGAAAATCGCACATACATTTGCCGCAACAGCCATCGCATTTTTCTCAGCAGGTATTGGCGCGCAAGCGGCCACGCTTTCGGGCACCTTCGATGTGCGTGTGGTCAACTTTGCCTATGACACGAAGCAGAAAAGCTCCGTCGCAATTGCCTCGCAGGATAATTTCGACACGCGCTTTGATGCCGCAACCGACGGCGTGGACCGCGACACGTTCACCTACACGGGTGATCTGAATTTCTTCATCGACAATCTGGGGCCGGTGAATGGCGACGCCGAGACAATCTCCGAGTTCTTTTTGCACAACACCACCGGCCTGCCTGTTGGTCACGTGCAGGGTCTGGATGCGACCGTTGGGGCGTTGCAACTGAGCAAGCCGACGTTCCGGATCACGACGCTCTTTGAATTCACCGAAGTGTACAGCAATGCTTTCGACACCCGCGTGACCCATGACGATGGATTCACGATCTATGACGATGGGGCCGAACTGGTGTCATTCGCAAATCCGACAGGCATCCGCACCACGCCAAGAACCGGTACGATTGAATTTACCGGCGGTGAGTTCAAACTGGTTTACGCCGCTGCAAACGGCAATCCATCGCAGTTGCTGGTTGAAGGTGCTGGCGTCCCGGCGGTTCCGCTGCCCGCGTCCTCGCTGCTGTTGCTGGGTGGCTTGGGTGCATTCGCCGCGATGCGCCGCAAAAAAGCCCGCACGTAA
- the dddP gene encoding dimethylsulfonioproprionate lyase DddP — translation MNRHFNATRKIDPSRGATLGDGSPNDMNRVEIGPTQLAFAEWHTARLDLPDLAAMRRFRHRRLTDHVVARGYAGLLMFDPLNIRYATDSTNMQLWNTHNPFRATLLCADGYMVMWDYKNSPFLSEFNPLVREQRAGADLFYFDRGDKVDVAADVFANEVRILLRDHAPGLRRLAVDKVMLHGLRALQAQGFEIMDGEEVTEKARSVKGPDEIRAMRCASHACEVAVRKMEDFARSKVGDGVTCENDIWAILHSENVRRGGEWIETRLLASGPRSNPWFQECGPRVCQRNEIISFDTDLVGAYGICTDISRSWWIGDQKPRADMIYAMQHGVEHIRTNMEMLKPGVMIPELSANTHVLDAKFQKQKYGCLMHGVGLCDEWPLVAYPDHAVAGAYDYPLEPGMTLCVEALISEEGGDFSIKLEDQVLITEDGYENLTKYPFDPALMGVE, via the coding sequence ATGAACCGTCATTTCAACGCAACACGCAAGATTGATCCCAGCCGCGGCGCAACCCTTGGCGATGGCTCGCCAAATGACATGAACAGGGTCGAAATCGGCCCGACGCAGTTGGCCTTTGCAGAGTGGCACACCGCAAGATTGGACCTGCCCGATCTGGCTGCGATGCGCCGATTTCGTCACCGTCGCCTCACGGATCATGTCGTGGCACGCGGCTATGCCGGCTTGCTGATGTTTGACCCGCTCAACATCCGCTATGCCACCGACAGCACCAATATGCAGCTTTGGAACACGCATAATCCGTTTCGCGCGACGCTGCTCTGTGCGGATGGCTATATGGTCATGTGGGATTACAAGAACTCCCCTTTTCTGAGTGAATTCAACCCGCTGGTACGAGAACAACGCGCCGGGGCCGATCTGTTCTATTTCGACCGGGGCGACAAGGTGGATGTGGCGGCGGATGTTTTTGCAAACGAGGTGCGCATTCTCTTGCGCGACCATGCCCCGGGATTGCGACGGCTGGCGGTCGATAAGGTCATGCTGCACGGTTTACGCGCGCTGCAGGCGCAGGGTTTCGAGATCATGGACGGGGAAGAGGTCACTGAAAAAGCCCGTTCTGTCAAAGGTCCGGATGAGATCCGCGCGATGCGCTGCGCCTCACATGCCTGCGAGGTGGCTGTGCGCAAGATGGAGGATTTCGCCCGCAGCAAGGTCGGCGATGGCGTCACCTGTGAGAATGACATCTGGGCCATCCTGCACAGCGAAAACGTGCGCCGGGGCGGCGAGTGGATCGAAACCCGCCTGCTGGCTTCCGGGCCGCGTTCAAACCCGTGGTTTCAGGAATGTGGCCCGCGCGTGTGCCAACGCAACGAGATCATCTCCTTCGACACTGATCTGGTGGGTGCCTATGGCATCTGCACGGATATTTCGCGCAGCTGGTGGATCGGGGATCAAAAACCACGCGCTGACATGATCTACGCGATGCAGCATGGGGTCGAGCACATCCGAACAAATATGGAGATGCTCAAACCCGGCGTGATGATCCCGGAACTGTCTGCGAATACTCATGTGCTGGACGCGAAGTTTCAGAAACAGAAATACGGCTGTCTGATGCACGGCGTTGGCCTGTGTGATGAATGGCCGCTGGTGGCCTATCCGGATCATGCGGTCGCGGGCGCCTATGATTACCCGCTGGAGCCGGGCATGACACTCTGTGTTGAGGCCTTGATCAGCGAGGAAGGCGGTGATTTCTCGATCAAACTGGAGGATCAGGTCCTGATCACTGAGGACGGCTATGAAAACCTCACAAAGTATCCGTTCGATCCGGCCTTGATGGGCGTTGAGTAG
- a CDS encoding heme-dependent oxidative N-demethylase subunit alpha family protein has translation MSFFADKAGATAHICAMVEVLHKAMPQDLQATNPLPGMRPLKDGQWLRVDEAYASQMAYRRRLIAERRDDVLWQSDAACAAIAELFDRVQEKLPSLGFGRAGHQIHCPDGVVIDDQQDGALAILGKTLQEDFCILQKQGDEHVLTAAASFAFQPVGRWPKKQGGPCQTSTHR, from the coding sequence GTGTCGTTTTTTGCTGACAAGGCCGGTGCAACTGCGCATATCTGCGCCATGGTTGAGGTTTTACACAAAGCGATGCCGCAGGATTTGCAGGCAACAAACCCGCTGCCCGGCATGAGGCCGCTGAAGGACGGCCAATGGCTGCGTGTCGATGAAGCTTATGCGTCCCAGATGGCCTATCGGCGCAGGCTCATCGCAGAGCGCCGTGACGACGTGCTGTGGCAAAGCGATGCCGCCTGCGCGGCCATCGCGGAGCTTTTTGACAGGGTTCAGGAAAAGCTGCCGTCGCTGGGCTTTGGCCGCGCGGGGCATCAGATTCACTGCCCTGATGGGGTGGTGATAGATGATCAACAGGACGGTGCGCTCGCCATTTTGGGCAAGACCCTGCAGGAGGATTTCTGCATTTTGCAAAAGCAGGGGGACGAGCATGTTCTGACCGCTGCGGCTTCTTTTGCTTTCCAGCCAGTTGGACGCTGGCCGAAAAAGCAGGGCGGCCCCTGTCAGACATCCACGCACCGGTAA
- a CDS encoding heme-dependent oxidative N-demethylase subunit alpha family protein — translation MSDIHAPVKDYTADIAKRVQRMFNAVRAEQPLWRNNMLGYADPDLFQPRREDDPDRQAGKAETSPYMRAERQCILRLPKTSALVFTIHSYVVKS, via the coding sequence CTGTCAGACATCCACGCACCGGTAAAGGATTACACGGCGGACATCGCGAAAAGAGTTCAACGCATGTTCAATGCGGTGCGCGCCGAACAACCGCTGTGGCGCAACAATATGTTGGGCTATGCGGACCCGGACCTGTTTCAGCCGCGCCGTGAAGATGATCCCGACCGGCAGGCAGGCAAGGCCGAAACATCCCCCTACATGCGCGCCGAAAGGCAGTGCATCCTGCGCCTGCCCAAGACCAGCGCTTTGGTGTTTACGATTCACAGCTATGTAGTGAAGTCCTGA
- the glnA gene encoding type I glutamate--ammonia ligase, giving the protein MSKELLKMIADEGVEYVDIRFTDPRGKLQHVTVIADEVDEDFLEEGFMFDGSSIAGWKSIENSDMKLMPDVESAYVDPFYAEKTVCLHCSIVEPDTGEPYERDPRSTAQKAEAFLKSSGIGDVSYWGPEAEFFLFDNVKYSNSINKVSYEVDAVDASWNTDTDYEMGNMGHRPGVKGGYFPVNPIDESQDLRSEMLSTMKRLGMKVDKHHHEVASCQHELGLIFGSLTKQADELQKYKYVIHNVAHAYGKSATFMPKPIYGDNGTGMHCNMSIWKDGKPLFAGDKYADLSQEALYYIGGILKHAKALNAFTNPATNSYKRLIPGFEAPVLRAYSARNRSGCVRIPWTENPKAKRVEARFPDPAANPYLCFAALLMAGLDGIMNKIDPGEAMDKNLYDLPAEELAGIPTVCGSLREAIESLQADMDFLLAGDVFTKDQIEGYIELKMEEIETYEHTPHPVEFGMYYSC; this is encoded by the coding sequence ATGAGCAAAGAACTACTGAAGATGATTGCGGACGAAGGTGTTGAATACGTCGATATCCGCTTTACCGACCCCCGCGGCAAGCTGCAGCACGTCACGGTCATCGCTGATGAGGTGGACGAAGACTTCCTCGAAGAAGGCTTCATGTTTGACGGTTCCTCGATTGCCGGTTGGAAGTCGATCGAAAACTCCGACATGAAACTGATGCCGGATGTGGAAAGCGCCTATGTCGACCCGTTCTATGCAGAAAAAACCGTGTGCCTGCATTGCTCGATCGTGGAGCCGGATACCGGCGAACCCTATGAGCGTGACCCACGCTCGACAGCGCAGAAAGCCGAAGCGTTTCTGAAATCATCGGGCATTGGTGATGTGTCCTACTGGGGCCCCGAGGCGGAATTCTTCCTGTTTGACAACGTCAAATACTCCAATTCGATCAACAAGGTATCTTACGAAGTTGATGCGGTGGATGCATCGTGGAACACAGATACGGATTATGAGATGGGCAACATGGGCCACCGCCCCGGCGTCAAGGGTGGCTATTTCCCGGTCAACCCGATTGACGAATCCCAGGACCTGCGTTCCGAAATGTTGTCGACGATGAAACGTCTGGGCATGAAAGTGGACAAGCACCATCACGAGGTTGCGTCCTGTCAGCACGAGTTGGGCCTGATCTTTGGCAGCCTGACCAAACAGGCGGATGAGTTGCAGAAATACAAATATGTGATCCACAACGTGGCCCACGCCTATGGCAAATCCGCAACCTTCATGCCCAAGCCGATCTATGGCGATAACGGCACGGGCATGCACTGCAACATGTCGATCTGGAAAGATGGCAAGCCGCTCTTTGCGGGCGACAAATACGCGGACCTGAGCCAGGAAGCGCTGTATTACATCGGCGGCATCCTAAAGCACGCCAAGGCGCTGAACGCCTTCACCAACCCGGCGACGAACAGCTACAAACGCCTGATCCCGGGGTTTGAAGCGCCGGTACTGCGTGCCTATTCCGCCCGCAACCGGTCAGGCTGCGTGCGTATTCCATGGACCGAAAACCCGAAGGCCAAGCGCGTCGAGGCACGCTTCCCGGATCCGGCGGCGAACCCGTACCTGTGCTTTGCGGCACTGCTGATGGCAGGGCTGGACGGTATCATGAACAAAATCGACCCCGGCGAGGCCATGGACAAAAACCTCTATGATCTGCCTGCTGAGGAGTTGGCCGGGATCCCCACAGTCTGCGGATCGCTGCGCGAAGCAATTGAATCGCTTCAGGCGGACATGGACTTCCTGCTGGCGGGTGACGTCTTTACCAAGGATCAGATCGAAGGATACATCGAGCTGAAAATGGAAGAGATCGAGACATACGAACACACGCCGCACCCGGTCGAATTTGGCATGTATTACAGCTGCTAA
- a CDS encoding P-II family nitrogen regulator, with amino-acid sequence MKKIEAVIKPFKLDEVKEALQEVGVQGLSVIEVKGFGRQKGHTELYRGAEYVVDFLPKVKIEIVLDDDMVESAIEAIVSAAKTEKIGDGKIFVTPVEQTIRIRTGETGSDAL; translated from the coding sequence ATGAAAAAGATCGAGGCAGTGATTAAACCGTTCAAATTGGACGAAGTCAAAGAAGCGCTGCAAGAAGTTGGTGTACAAGGCCTGTCCGTCATAGAGGTCAAGGGTTTTGGGCGCCAGAAGGGTCATACCGAACTTTATCGCGGGGCCGAATATGTTGTCGATTTCCTGCCCAAGGTGAAAATCGAAATCGTTCTGGACGACGACATGGTGGAAAGCGCCATTGAAGCGATCGTATCCGCCGCGAAAACTGAAAAGATCGGTGACGGCAAGATCTTCGTCACCCCCGTTGAACAAACCATCCGCATCCGCACAGGCGAGACCGGGTCAGACGCGCTCTGA
- a CDS encoding NAD(P)H-hydrate epimerase produces the protein MPEILTSLEMRALENAAIDSGRVTGLELMERAGCSVIDALFSSKPELATGSHRATVLCGPGNNGGDGLVIARLLLERGWPVTVFLYADPAKMPQDAHRNLNRWVELPTGCTQRLSFPTVTPQEAESFAATAFCNPPARVVVDALFGIGLNRPLRGLQPVLAACHEHRRAAYFVAVDVPSGLGERGPMDAAQRSVFPADLTVTFHRRKQAHQNGLSYCGKNMVQDIGL, from the coding sequence TTGCCGGAAATCCTGACATCTCTGGAAATGCGCGCCTTGGAAAACGCCGCCATCGACTCAGGTCGAGTCACCGGTTTGGAATTGATGGAGCGGGCCGGGTGCAGCGTGATCGATGCGCTTTTTTCCAGTAAACCGGAGCTTGCAACAGGGTCACATCGTGCCACGGTCCTGTGCGGTCCCGGCAATAACGGCGGCGATGGGTTGGTCATTGCGCGCCTGTTGCTTGAGCGGGGCTGGCCGGTCACTGTGTTTCTTTACGCCGACCCCGCAAAGATGCCGCAGGATGCACACCGCAATCTCAACAGGTGGGTCGAATTGCCAACAGGGTGTACGCAGCGGCTTTCTTTTCCGACGGTCACGCCGCAAGAAGCAGAGAGTTTCGCAGCCACCGCTTTTTGTAACCCACCGGCGCGCGTTGTTGTGGATGCGCTTTTCGGCATTGGCTTGAACCGACCCTTGCGCGGGCTGCAACCGGTTTTGGCTGCCTGCCATGAGCATCGGCGCGCGGCATATTTTGTCGCTGTCGACGTCCCTTCCGGTCTGGGTGAGCGCGGGCCGATGGACGCTGCGCAGCGTTCGGTATTTCCCGCAGATCTGACAGTTACTTTTCACAGACGAAAGCAGGCGCATCAAAATGGCCTGTCATATTGCGGCAAGAATATGGTTCAAGACATTGGTCTTTGA